From the genome of Marixanthomonas ophiurae, one region includes:
- a CDS encoding T9SS type A sorting domain-containing protein: protein MENKVNIDTNYMKNVMEGTAKMVMDQSRFSAESYKRNIPIKAWIYKNDNGAGNISNSQVYNVIDQLNSLYAYESNINFYLLCDISEVNNSNYANYGEQYFDDYTLSNKTTGAINVHFVLHSAPPPNREIWGGKANFPFELFPGIPDPRAYTCAVSIGGSSSISKTLGHEIGHTLGLLHTQETSRSSEHYNESAGNCYQEAVSRSKRQGVFCVSTIDDLKCEINGDALCDTQADPGLRKIGRVPESYVDFPCDYNTMDGGSDNWNDNWTPDVTNIMSYAPSNCRNSFSPLQVGKMYGYIGDIGINYPNFEITGPSSICAGQTATYTVNTLPGVTEYTWDPPYNMNILSGQGTNTLTVEAVSDFGGVIKVTPNCGTKTAKFSVLDIFTIDIDGLDQACPLFTYTYTAPDFPSVNYDWSVTHGSIVSGQGTNEVDVALAVHPSDETILDLEVTGLCDGSVFGQKTIVHGDPPPPAQQCFSTRPNSEKTETEKHSDSILAIETGNNVVLSNETNLPVKFTGDLQLYPNPTSGRITIVPPDQTKYTLILYDLLGQVLYRQKRYKKDTFSLNIQNYSSGIYFVKLIGQEKYFTKKLILKK, encoded by the coding sequence TTGGAAAACAAAGTAAATATCGATACCAATTATATGAAGAATGTAATGGAAGGAACCGCCAAAATGGTTATGGATCAAAGCAGGTTTTCCGCAGAAAGTTATAAAAGAAACATTCCCATCAAAGCTTGGATTTATAAAAATGACAATGGTGCCGGAAATATTTCAAACAGTCAAGTTTACAATGTTATTGACCAATTAAATTCTCTTTATGCATATGAAAGCAATATTAATTTCTACTTATTATGTGATATTAGTGAGGTAAATAACAGTAATTATGCAAATTATGGAGAACAATATTTTGATGATTACACGTTAAGCAACAAAACAACAGGTGCAATTAACGTGCATTTTGTTTTACATTCCGCTCCTCCCCCCAATAGGGAAATATGGGGAGGCAAAGCAAATTTTCCTTTCGAGCTTTTTCCAGGCATACCTGACCCAAGGGCATACACCTGCGCTGTAAGTATTGGAGGGTCTTCGTCTATATCAAAAACTTTAGGACACGAAATAGGGCATACATTAGGGCTCTTACACACCCAAGAAACCTCCCGTTCCAGTGAACATTATAACGAAAGTGCCGGTAATTGTTACCAAGAGGCTGTAAGCAGGTCTAAAAGACAGGGTGTTTTTTGTGTTAGTACGATTGATGATTTAAAATGTGAAATTAATGGCGATGCTTTATGTGATACACAAGCTGATCCTGGATTAAGAAAAATCGGAAGAGTCCCTGAATCTTATGTAGATTTTCCTTGTGATTATAATACCATGGATGGAGGTTCTGATAACTGGAATGATAATTGGACTCCTGATGTTACAAATATAATGAGCTATGCACCATCAAATTGTAGAAATTCTTTTTCTCCATTGCAAGTTGGAAAAATGTACGGTTACATTGGCGACATTGGCATTAATTATCCAAATTTTGAAATTACAGGCCCTTCAAGTATTTGCGCAGGGCAAACCGCTACTTATACTGTAAATACCTTGCCGGGTGTTACAGAGTATACTTGGGATCCACCGTATAATATGAATATTTTAAGCGGTCAAGGCACCAATACCCTTACTGTAGAGGCAGTCAGCGATTTTGGTGGTGTGATAAAAGTAACACCCAATTGTGGTACAAAGACAGCAAAATTTAGTGTTTTAGATATTTTTACCATTGATATTGACGGACTCGACCAAGCGTGCCCACTTTTTACTTATACATACACAGCACCTGATTTTCCATCTGTAAATTATGATTGGAGCGTAACCCATGGCTCTATTGTCTCGGGACAAGGGACTAATGAAGTAGATGTGGCATTAGCGGTTCATCCTTCAGACGAAACAATACTCGATTTAGAAGTAACTGGGCTCTGTGATGGCAGTGTATTTGGACAAAAAACAATTGTGCATGGAGATCCGCCACCACCAGCACAGCAATGTTTTTCGACACGTCCAAACAGTGAAAAAACAGAAACTGAAAAACATTCTGATTCAATACTCGCTATAGAAACTGGAAATAATGTAGTACTATCCAATGAAACGAATCTGCCTGTTAAATTTACTGGAGATTTGCAACTATATCCAAATCCAACATCAGGACGTATCACTATTGTGCCACCAGATCAAACCAAATATACATTGATTTTATATGATTTGTTGGGCCAAGTACTCTATAGACAAAAAAGATATAAAAAGGATACCTTTTCATTAAACATACAAAATTATTCCTCGGGTATCTATTTTGTAAAGCTTATTGGGCAAGAAAAATATTTCACTAAAAAATTAATCTTAAAAAAATAA
- a CDS encoding ribonuclease H1 domain-containing protein translates to MAKTKKYYVVWFGNPAGIFHSWKECKKAITGVTGAQYKSFESLKEAKIAFSKEYADYKGKNTKKKKTLTKEQLAKIGQPNLYSIAVDAASSGNPGKMEYRGVDTQTHKQLFHQGTFKQGTNNVGEFLALVHGLAYLKKINSDRIIYTDSKIAMGWVKRKKCNTKLKKSSKNKSLFELIARAETWLKTNTYSTKVVKWETKAWGEIPADFGRK, encoded by the coding sequence ATGGCAAAGACCAAAAAATATTATGTAGTCTGGTTTGGAAACCCAGCAGGAATTTTTCACAGTTGGAAAGAATGCAAAAAAGCTATTACAGGAGTTACCGGTGCACAATACAAAAGCTTTGAAAGTTTAAAAGAAGCAAAAATTGCCTTCAGTAAAGAATATGCTGACTATAAAGGAAAAAATACCAAAAAGAAAAAAACACTCACCAAAGAGCAATTAGCCAAAATAGGCCAGCCAAACTTATATTCCATCGCTGTTGATGCGGCTTCTAGCGGCAACCCTGGGAAAATGGAATATCGCGGTGTAGATACGCAAACGCATAAGCAATTGTTTCATCAAGGGACATTTAAGCAAGGCACAAATAATGTGGGTGAGTTTTTAGCATTGGTTCACGGATTAGCCTATTTAAAAAAGATTAATAGCGACCGTATTATTTATACGGACAGCAAAATTGCGATGGGGTGGGTAAAACGAAAAAAATGCAACACTAAATTAAAGAAGTCTTCAAAAAATAAATCGTTATTTGAATTAATTGCCCGAGCCGAAACTTGGCTTAAAACAAACACTTATTCCACCAAAGTGGTTAAATGGGAAACCAAAGCGTGGGGCGAAATTCCAGCAGATTTTGGGAGGAAATAG
- the purN gene encoding phosphoribosylglycinamide formyltransferase: MKKRIIIFASGSGTNTENIIKYFKQSNVGEVVLVLSNKKNAKVLEKAKKHNIKSLYFNKENLFSEDGILKTLQETKPDLIVLAGFLWKFPELILKEYPNKVINIHPALLPKYGGKGMYGNYVHEAIIANKEPETGITIHYVNANYDEGAIIFQEKTPLSDNETPKTVAEKVHTLEYKHFPKVIEQVLIGEETN, encoded by the coding sequence ATGAAAAAACGCATTATCATATTCGCTTCCGGTAGTGGTACCAATACCGAAAATATAATAAAATATTTTAAACAATCTAATGTTGGTGAAGTTGTTCTTGTGTTGTCAAACAAGAAGAATGCCAAGGTGCTAGAAAAGGCTAAAAAACACAATATCAAATCGCTATACTTTAATAAGGAAAATTTATTTTCTGAAGATGGTATTTTAAAAACGCTCCAAGAAACCAAACCAGACTTAATTGTGTTAGCAGGATTCCTATGGAAGTTTCCTGAATTAATTTTAAAAGAATACCCTAACAAAGTAATAAATATCCATCCGGCTTTGCTTCCTAAATATGGCGGAAAAGGAATGTATGGGAATTATGTTCACGAAGCAATTATTGCAAATAAAGAACCTGAAACTGGTATTACAATTCATTATGTGAACGCAAATTATGATGAAGGTGCTATTATATTTCAAGAAAAAACGCCGCTTTCAGATAATGAAACACCAAAAACAGTTGCGGAAAAAGTGCATACATTAGAATATAAGCATTTCCCGAAAGTGATTGAACAAGTATTAATTGGAGAAGAAACTAACTGA
- a CDS encoding acyl carrier protein, producing the protein MSDIASRVKAIIVDKLGVDENEVVNEASFTNDLGADSLDTVELIMEFEKEFDIQIPDDQAENIATVGQAVSYIEEAK; encoded by the coding sequence ATGTCAGACATTGCATCAAGAGTAAAAGCAATTATAGTAGACAAACTAGGAGTTGATGAGAACGAAGTTGTTAACGAAGCAAGCTTTACAAACGACTTAGGAGCTGATTCCCTAGATACAGTTGAACTTATTATGGAGTTCGAAAAAGAATTTGATATCCAAATTCCAGATGATCAAGCTGAAAACATTGCAACAGTAGGTCAAGCAGTTTCATATATAGAAGAAGCTAAATAA
- the fabF gene encoding beta-ketoacyl-ACP synthase II, whose translation MELKRVVVTGLGALTPIGNTIPEYWEALINGKSGCAPITYFDAEKFKTKFACELKDFKPEDFFDRKEARKLDRFAQYALVSSDEAIKDAGINLDEVDKFRVGVIWGAGIGGLETFQNEVINFAEGDGTPRFNPFFIPKMIADIAPGNISIKHGFMGPNYTTVSACASSANAMIDALNYIRLGHCDVIVTGGSEAAVTKAGMGGFNAMHALSTRNESPETASRPFDATRDGFVLGEGAGALILEEYEHAKKRGAKIYAEVVGGGMSSDAYHMTAPHPDGIGVERVMLNCLRDAGMSPNQVDAINTHGTSTPLGDVAELKAITKVFGEHAKDININSTKSMTGHLLGAAGAIEAIASILAMENSVVPPTINHTTADENINSSLNLTLNKAQDREIKVAMSNTFGFGGHNACVLFKKLDA comes from the coding sequence ATGGAACTTAAGCGAGTTGTAGTTACAGGTCTTGGAGCACTTACGCCTATTGGTAATACTATTCCTGAGTATTGGGAAGCATTAATCAATGGAAAGAGCGGTTGTGCCCCTATTACTTATTTTGATGCTGAAAAGTTCAAAACTAAATTCGCTTGTGAGCTAAAAGATTTTAAACCAGAAGATTTTTTTGATAGGAAAGAAGCCAGAAAACTGGATCGCTTTGCCCAATATGCTTTAGTTTCTTCAGATGAGGCCATTAAAGATGCGGGAATAAACCTAGACGAAGTTGATAAATTTCGCGTAGGTGTTATTTGGGGTGCTGGTATTGGCGGACTTGAAACCTTTCAAAATGAGGTAATAAATTTTGCAGAAGGGGACGGAACACCACGTTTCAACCCCTTCTTTATTCCTAAAATGATAGCAGATATTGCCCCTGGTAATATTTCTATTAAACACGGCTTTATGGGGCCTAACTATACTACGGTCTCTGCTTGTGCATCTTCCGCCAATGCAATGATTGATGCTTTAAACTACATTAGGTTAGGGCATTGTGACGTGATTGTAACTGGGGGTAGTGAAGCTGCAGTAACCAAAGCAGGTATGGGAGGATTTAATGCTATGCACGCCCTTTCAACCCGAAATGAAAGCCCTGAAACAGCATCAAGACCTTTTGATGCAACCCGTGACGGATTTGTATTAGGAGAAGGTGCTGGCGCATTGATTCTTGAAGAATACGAACATGCCAAAAAGCGTGGAGCTAAAATCTATGCCGAAGTTGTTGGTGGCGGGATGTCTAGTGATGCCTACCATATGACAGCTCCTCATCCAGATGGTATTGGCGTAGAGCGCGTAATGCTTAACTGTCTGCGAGATGCAGGAATGAGTCCTAATCAAGTCGATGCCATTAACACACACGGAACTTCAACACCACTAGGTGATGTGGCCGAACTGAAGGCGATCACCAAAGTATTTGGGGAACACGCTAAAGACATTAATATAAATTCTACCAAATCCATGACCGGACACTTATTGGGTGCCGCCGGTGCAATTGAAGCGATAGCTTCTATTTTAGCCATGGAAAATAGTGTAGTACCACCTACTATTAATCATACTACAGCAGATGAGAACATTAACTCATCGCTTAACCTTACCCTTAACAAAGCCCAAGACCGCGAAATTAAAGTAGCGATGAGCAATACCTTTGGCTTTGGAGGACACAACGCTTGTGTGCTGTTCAAAAAACTGGACGCATAA
- the rnc gene encoding ribonuclease III, which translates to MTSIKHIFNSRTTNDGDFFYAMKKILGFKPKNISIYNEAFTHRSLHEKNNEGQPQNYERLEFLGDAMLGSVIAAHLFSKVPSGDEGYLTKMRSKVVSREHLNELGRDLNLIKFLKSSVSSDQFGGNIHGNIFEALVGAIYLDRGYKYCEKFIYKRVIKPYVDIERLEGKIISYKSIFIEWCQKTKQHFKFNIYEDTGKDELKHFAVKLQLDNETIAKARATSKKKAEERAAKRAYYKFQSKIDKELN; encoded by the coding sequence ATGACATCTATAAAACACATATTCAATTCCCGCACCACAAATGACGGGGATTTTTTTTATGCGATGAAAAAAATTCTAGGCTTTAAACCCAAGAATATTTCAATTTATAATGAAGCGTTCACCCACAGATCCCTTCATGAGAAAAACAACGAAGGACAACCCCAAAACTACGAGCGCTTAGAGTTTTTAGGCGATGCCATGCTAGGCTCAGTGATTGCAGCCCACCTTTTTAGTAAAGTGCCTTCAGGCGATGAAGGGTATCTTACCAAAATGCGCTCTAAAGTAGTAAGCCGCGAACATTTGAACGAATTAGGACGGGATTTAAACCTTATCAAGTTTTTAAAATCCTCCGTTTCTTCTGATCAATTTGGAGGGAATATTCACGGCAATATCTTTGAAGCTTTGGTAGGTGCAATTTATTTAGACCGTGGCTACAAGTATTGTGAAAAATTCATCTATAAACGGGTGATAAAACCATATGTTGATATTGAACGCTTGGAAGGTAAGATAATTAGCTACAAAAGTATTTTCATTGAATGGTGCCAAAAAACAAAACAGCATTTTAAATTTAATATCTATGAAGATACTGGTAAAGATGAATTGAAACACTTTGCAGTTAAACTTCAACTAGATAACGAAACAATAGCCAAAGCAAGGGCTACGTCAAAAAAGAAAGCTGAAGAACGAGCCGCCAAAAGAGCCTATTATAAGTTTCAGTCAAAAATTGACAAAGAATTAAACTAA
- a CDS encoding IPExxxVDY family protein codes for MLKSVMGKHRLVLEDDFRENFQILAIHCAVEPYKMAFYLNKYLQLRLKRRRTDLEFSKDGLEVQFPLFEFENTANYTVYNLVSNTCKSATAHTTASGGLFELNTSEEYVTTYLIPEYKKVDYFLKITSEHDQVSINTLLSEVNKIKSIISSYLIDSEHIKSKNNLIFN; via the coding sequence ATGCTAAAATCCGTTATGGGTAAACATAGATTAGTGCTCGAAGACGATTTTAGAGAAAATTTTCAGATACTAGCCATTCACTGTGCTGTAGAGCCCTATAAAATGGCGTTCTATCTAAATAAATACTTACAATTACGGTTAAAAAGACGACGAACAGATCTTGAATTTTCAAAAGATGGATTAGAAGTTCAGTTTCCGTTGTTTGAATTTGAAAACACTGCAAATTACACGGTGTACAATCTCGTTTCAAATACCTGCAAATCTGCTACTGCGCATACAACAGCTAGCGGAGGATTGTTTGAGTTAAATACTTCGGAAGAATATGTAACCACCTATTTAATTCCGGAGTATAAAAAAGTAGATTATTTTTTGAAAATCACGTCAGAGCACGATCAGGTTTCAATAAACACACTACTTTCAGAAGTAAATAAAATAAAATCCATTATTTCTTCTTATCTTATAGATAGTGAGCATATAAAGTCTAAAAACAATTTAATATTTAATTAA
- the pyk gene encoding pyruvate kinase, with the protein MPKLKRTKIVATLGPSTTKREVLKKMILEGVDVFRINFSHAKYEDVKKRIIMIRELGEQLGITPAILGDLQGPKLRVGIMKEEVVVKPGDKLSFCTGKEFEGTSKKVYMNYDNFPKDVKAGERILLDDGKLMFEVLETNGKDEVKTKVIQGGPLRSRKGVNLPNTNISLPALTEKDKKDAIFAVQQEVDWIALSFVRHAEDLKELQAIIEAHCDYKIPIIAKIEKPEAVQNIDKIVAYCDGLMVARGDLGVEVPAEEVPLIQKELVLTAKRARIPVIIATQMMETMITSLTPTRAEVNDVANSVMDGADAVMLSGETSVGKYPVEVIKTMANICRSVENSNLIAVPHEPPQIRTNRYITKSVCYHAATMANEIDATAICTLTNSGYTAFQISAWRPDANILAFTSNKRILSRLNLLWGVKAFYYDKFVSTDETVDDVNKIAQNQGYVTKGDYLINLAAMPIADKGMVNTLRVSLIK; encoded by the coding sequence ATGCCGAAATTAAAACGAACCAAAATAGTTGCCACCTTAGGCCCATCGACCACCAAAAGAGAAGTTTTAAAAAAAATGATTTTGGAAGGAGTGGATGTTTTTCGTATCAACTTTTCCCACGCTAAATACGAAGACGTAAAAAAGCGAATTATCATGATCCGAGAGTTAGGGGAACAATTAGGTATTACTCCTGCAATTCTGGGCGATTTACAAGGCCCTAAATTACGGGTAGGTATTATGAAAGAAGAAGTGGTGGTTAAACCAGGAGATAAGCTTAGTTTCTGTACTGGAAAAGAGTTTGAAGGCACCAGTAAAAAGGTGTACATGAATTATGATAATTTCCCTAAAGATGTAAAAGCGGGCGAACGAATTTTATTGGACGACGGTAAATTAATGTTTGAAGTACTTGAAACCAATGGCAAAGATGAAGTGAAAACCAAAGTTATTCAAGGCGGGCCATTGCGTTCTCGCAAAGGGGTAAACCTACCTAACACTAACATTTCTTTACCAGCACTTACCGAAAAGGACAAAAAAGACGCCATTTTTGCAGTACAACAAGAGGTAGATTGGATTGCACTTTCGTTTGTGCGCCACGCCGAAGACTTAAAAGAATTGCAGGCTATTATTGAAGCACATTGCGATTACAAAATCCCGATTATAGCCAAAATAGAAAAGCCCGAAGCGGTACAAAACATTGATAAAATTGTTGCTTATTGTGACGGTTTAATGGTTGCTAGAGGCGATTTGGGAGTAGAAGTTCCAGCTGAAGAAGTACCACTCATTCAAAAAGAATTAGTATTAACAGCTAAGCGAGCTCGGATTCCCGTTATTATCGCTACGCAAATGATGGAAACAATGATCACCTCATTAACACCCACTCGGGCAGAAGTAAACGACGTCGCTAACTCTGTAATGGATGGTGCGGATGCCGTAATGCTGAGTGGTGAAACTTCGGTTGGTAAATATCCGGTAGAAGTGATTAAAACCATGGCCAATATTTGTAGAAGTGTAGAAAACTCTAACCTAATTGCTGTACCTCACGAGCCACCACAAATTAGAACCAATCGTTATATTACTAAATCGGTTTGTTACCATGCAGCAACCATGGCGAACGAAATTGATGCGACCGCAATTTGTACTTTGACTAACAGTGGTTATACAGCCTTTCAAATTTCGGCATGGCGACCAGACGCGAATATTTTGGCGTTTACTTCCAACAAACGTATTTTGTCACGGTTAAATTTACTGTGGGGTGTTAAAGCCTTTTACTATGACAAATTTGTAAGCACGGATGAAACGGTTGACGATGTAAACAAAATTGCCCAAAATCAAGGGTACGTAACAAAAGGTGACTACTTGATAAATCTTGCGGCAATGCCCATTGCTGATAAAGGAATGGTAAATACGTTAAGAGTATCATTGATTAAATAA
- a CDS encoding SH3 domain-containing protein, with protein sequence MKKVAYSLLVFTVIISVLSCKNETKSNESSEISEETNELALAEKETETTPDFLYVTASSGLTLREHNNLNSEKLGVMPYGTKIKVIAPEDEETMTIGGIRGAMHQIEYNQKTGYAFNGYLSRFFPPEEDIKAKIYADDLKGQFPGVSFTETSGGTASKPTNTETLVLPTDKWHEVFYIAAELFDIPKSFAYPNPKGSNEETVKEKDPKSGTWTSQLTVNRKNNNLEKINYDYRTEGYGYSVDILQEGNKMKLERTEMAD encoded by the coding sequence ATGAAAAAAGTAGCTTATTCTTTGCTTGTTTTTACCGTGATCATTTCAGTATTATCCTGTAAAAATGAAACGAAATCAAATGAATCTTCAGAAATTTCAGAAGAAACCAACGAACTTGCCCTTGCTGAAAAAGAAACCGAAACCACGCCAGATTTTCTCTACGTAACTGCTTCAAGCGGACTCACATTACGAGAACACAATAACCTAAACAGTGAAAAATTAGGGGTGATGCCGTACGGAACAAAAATTAAAGTAATTGCCCCAGAAGATGAAGAGACGATGACTATTGGCGGTATTAGAGGCGCGATGCATCAAATTGAATACAATCAGAAAACCGGTTATGCTTTTAACGGATATCTTTCCAGATTTTTTCCTCCGGAAGAAGACATAAAAGCTAAAATTTACGCTGATGATTTAAAAGGACAGTTCCCAGGAGTTTCATTTACAGAAACCAGCGGCGGAACGGCTAGTAAACCTACAAACACTGAAACATTAGTACTCCCAACAGACAAGTGGCACGAAGTATTCTATATTGCAGCCGAGTTGTTCGATATTCCGAAGAGTTTTGCATACCCCAACCCAAAAGGAAGCAATGAAGAAACCGTTAAAGAAAAAGACCCTAAAAGCGGAACTTGGACAAGCCAGTTAACCGTGAATAGAAAAAATAATAATTTAGAAAAAATAAATTACGACTACCGAACTGAAGGCTATGGCTATTCTGTAGACATTCTCCAAGAAGGAAATAAAATGAAATTAGAACGCACTGAAATGGCGGATTAA
- the dinB gene encoding DNA polymerase IV, with protein MEEGLPIRKIIHVDMDAFYASVEQLDDPELRGKAIAVGGSSKRGVVSAASYEARKFGVRSAMSSVTAKRLCPHLIFVKSNFDRYREVSQQIRKIFHEYTDLVEPLSLDEAYLDVSENKKGNPSATLIAKEIRQKIKEKTGLNASAGISINKFIAKVASDINKPNGQKTVPPEEVLDFLEKLDIKKFYGVGKVTKEKMYRHGIYTGEDLKSKSLEYLQEHFGKSGGYYYHVVRGIHNSAVKPTRTRKSLAAERTFSENISSEVYMLERLETIAEEVERRLTKSNVAGKTITLKIKYSDFTLQTRSKTLPFYISSKSLMLEAVKDLLFQEKMKNSVRLLGISLSNLNNEKKEQQPEPEESIDVQLKLDF; from the coding sequence ATGGAAGAAGGGCTGCCCATTCGTAAAATAATTCACGTAGATATGGATGCGTTTTATGCTTCAGTAGAACAGCTGGACGATCCCGAATTACGAGGAAAGGCTATAGCTGTGGGCGGAAGCAGTAAACGTGGGGTCGTTAGTGCTGCAAGTTATGAAGCGCGAAAATTTGGGGTGCGATCGGCAATGAGCAGTGTAACGGCAAAGCGCCTTTGTCCCCATCTAATTTTTGTAAAAAGTAATTTTGATCGCTATCGGGAAGTTTCGCAACAAATCCGGAAGATCTTTCATGAATATACCGATTTAGTGGAACCATTATCGTTAGATGAAGCGTATTTAGATGTTTCAGAAAATAAAAAAGGAAATCCTAGTGCGACCTTAATTGCGAAAGAAATTAGGCAGAAAATTAAAGAGAAAACCGGCCTGAATGCTTCCGCAGGGATTTCCATTAATAAGTTTATTGCCAAGGTTGCGAGTGACATCAACAAACCCAATGGGCAAAAAACTGTACCGCCCGAAGAGGTTTTAGATTTTTTAGAAAAACTCGACATTAAAAAGTTTTACGGTGTTGGGAAAGTGACCAAAGAAAAAATGTATCGCCACGGAATTTATACAGGGGAAGATTTAAAATCCAAATCGTTAGAGTATTTACAGGAACACTTCGGAAAAAGTGGTGGCTATTATTACCACGTGGTTCGCGGAATCCATAACAGCGCCGTAAAACCAACCAGAACGAGAAAATCATTAGCTGCCGAGCGGACTTTTTCAGAAAATATTTCTTCGGAAGTCTATATGTTGGAACGTCTTGAAACCATTGCCGAAGAAGTAGAACGACGCCTCACAAAAAGCAATGTGGCAGGAAAAACGATTACCCTTAAAATTAAGTATAGCGATTTTACGTTACAAACTAGAAGCAAGACGTTACCGTTTTATATTTCAAGCAAGTCATTAATGCTAGAAGCTGTTAAAGATTTGTTATTTCAAGAGAAAATGAAAAATTCGGTGCGATTATTGGGGATTTCTTTATCGAACCTCAACAATGAAAAAAAGGAGCAACAGCCCGAACCTGAGGAAAGTATAGACGTTCAACTTAAACTTGATTTTTAA
- a CDS encoding NAD(P)H-binding protein, translated as MMSKTAIILGATGLTGSMLLQQLLDDDSISTIKLFSRSSSNIKSPKVEEYLIDMFQLEKETERFTGDVVFCCIGTTKSKTPDKETYKKIDYGIPVAAAKLAKQNSIKKFVVISALGSNPDSSVFYNKVKGEMERDVLQQNISETYILQPSLIGGDRNENRTGESIAQFFAKTFSFLIPKKYKMIEPETIAKAMQNLLYKPYAKTRIPSDEIKKIATV; from the coding sequence ATGATGAGCAAAACAGCGATTATTTTAGGAGCAACTGGTTTAACTGGAAGTATGTTGCTTCAGCAGTTACTTGATGACGATTCAATTTCGACCATAAAATTGTTCTCACGTAGTTCAAGTAACATAAAAAGCCCTAAAGTTGAAGAATATCTAATTGATATGTTTCAATTGGAAAAAGAAACGGAACGTTTTACCGGGGATGTTGTTTTTTGTTGCATTGGCACCACAAAATCAAAAACACCGGATAAGGAAACGTATAAAAAGATAGATTATGGTATTCCGGTAGCGGCGGCAAAACTTGCCAAGCAAAATTCTATTAAAAAATTTGTTGTAATTTCAGCTTTAGGATCAAACCCAGATAGTAGCGTATTTTATAACAAAGTAAAAGGTGAAATGGAGCGCGATGTGTTGCAGCAGAATATTTCAGAAACCTATATCTTGCAGCCGTCATTAATAGGTGGTGACCGAAATGAAAACAGAACGGGAGAGTCGATTGCGCAGTTTTTTGCTAAAACCTTCAGTTTTTTAATTCCTAAGAAATATAAAATGATTGAACCAGAAACCATTGCAAAAGCCATGCAAAATTTACTATATAAACCCTATGCTAAAACGAGAATCCCTTCAGATGAAATTAAAAAGATAGCAACAGTATGA
- a CDS encoding CYTH domain-containing protein has translation MIEIERKFLVTSEAFKEHAFKKTRIVQGFLNTHPERTVRVRIKGTEGFITVKGIGNESGASRFEWEKQITEEEAESLLELCEPGSIEKIRYEVKAGKHIFEIDEFFGNNRGLIVAEVELHEEQETVTIPNWIGKEVTGETKYYNSQLSKHPFKTWNHEK, from the coding sequence ATGATTGAAATAGAACGGAAATTTTTAGTGACTTCCGAAGCTTTTAAAGAACACGCGTTTAAAAAAACGAGAATCGTACAAGGATTTTTAAATACACATCCCGAACGGACAGTGCGTGTGAGAATAAAAGGCACCGAAGGATTTATTACCGTAAAAGGCATTGGAAACGAAAGCGGAGCCAGCCGTTTTGAGTGGGAAAAGCAAATTACTGAAGAAGAGGCTGAATCGTTATTAGAACTTTGCGAACCGGGAAGTATTGAAAAAATAAGATATGAAGTAAAAGCTGGAAAGCATATTTTTGAAATAGATGAATTTTTTGGTAATAATAGAGGGTTAATTGTAGCTGAGGTTGAACTTCATGAAGAGCAGGAAACGGTCACCATCCCCAATTGGATAGGAAAAGAGGTTACCGGAGAAACAAAATATTACAATTCGCAACTAAGCAAGCACCCTTTTAAAACGTGGAATCATGAAAAATAA